One window from the genome of Schistocerca piceifrons isolate TAMUIC-IGC-003096 chromosome 8, iqSchPice1.1, whole genome shotgun sequence encodes:
- the LOC124711382 gene encoding DNA-directed RNA polymerase II subunit RPB9 — protein MSRIPGYDTHDDGPGFVGIRFCQECNNMLYPKEDKENKVLLYACRNCDYKQVADSNCIYVNKIMHEIDELTHIVSDVISDPTLPRTEEHPCPKCNHREAVFFQAQTRRAEEEMRLYYVCTNTHCTHRWTE, from the exons ATGTCCAGAATACCGGGGTACGATACTCATGATGATGGGCCAGGTTTCGTCGGAATCAGGTTCTGCCAGGAATG TAATAACATGTTGTACCCAAAAGAAGACAAGGAAAACAAAGTACTTTTGTACGCT TGCCGCAATTGTGACTACAAGCAAGTAGCAGATAGCAATTGcatttatgtcaacaaaattatgcACGAAATAGA CGAGTTAACGCATATTGTCTCTGATGTTATTTCTGACCCTACATTGCCACGAACTGAGGAACATCCCTGTCCGAAATGTAATCACAGAGAAGCTGTGTTTTTCCAGGCACAGACAAGGAGAGCTGAG GAGGAGATGAGACTTTACTATGTGTGTACAAATACTCATTGTACGCACAGATGGACAGAGTAA